One stretch of Rhinatrema bivittatum chromosome 8, aRhiBiv1.1, whole genome shotgun sequence DNA includes these proteins:
- the LOC115097770 gene encoding pancreatic progenitor cell differentiation and proliferation factor B-like translates to MAAIPSGGSLVATHDYYRRRLGSTSSNSSCGSTECSGEALPHHPGLPKSDPGHWWASFFFGKATHAIMTPVSESPETSGALKVTSGVITSGLAQEVMKHRTNTTGTPNTGPPPV, encoded by the exons ATGGCAGCGATTCCATCTGGGGGCTCCCTCGTTGCAACCCACGACTACTACAGAC GACGCCTGGGTTCCACGTCCAGTAACAGCTCTTGTGGCAGCACAGAGTGCTCTGGGGAAGCTCTCCCGCaccatccag GTCTTCCCAAGTCTGATCCTGGTCACTGGTGGGCGAGCTTCTTCTTCGGGAAAGCTACCCATGCAATTATGACCCCAGTATCGGAATCCCCCGAGAC TTCAGGAGCCCTCAAGGTGACCAGTGGTGTGATCACAAGTGGTCTAGCGCAGGAGGTCATGAAGCATCGCACTAACACCACCGGCACACCTAACACTGGACCACCGCCCGTGTGA